In one window of Limnohabitans sp. MORI2 DNA:
- a CDS encoding nucleotidyltransferase family protein, translating into MTKSPVSTSHSTALLLAAGRGERMRPLTDATPKPLLPVRGQPLMQWAMQGLQRGGVENLVINTAWLGEQIPQYFGDVFESAGLAPMHLHYSQEGVDFGGALETAGGIARALPQLADVFWVAAGDVFAPDFVFAPEAYERFKTSPQLAHIWLVPNPEHNLGGDFGLSADGLALNLSKLTAPARDTEQPRYTFSTIALYKRAFFEAAWCDIPAGNPNGVKAPLAAMLRAAMDNHAVSASLYTGAWTDVGTPERLAQLNAA; encoded by the coding sequence ATGACAAAAAGCCCAGTTTCCACCTCTCATTCAACGGCACTGTTGCTGGCCGCAGGCCGTGGCGAGCGCATGCGCCCGTTGACCGACGCCACACCCAAACCACTGCTGCCCGTGCGTGGCCAACCACTCATGCAATGGGCGATGCAAGGCCTGCAGCGAGGCGGGGTTGAGAACTTGGTCATCAACACCGCATGGCTGGGTGAGCAAATTCCACAGTATTTTGGTGATGTGTTTGAAAGCGCCGGTCTTGCGCCGATGCATCTGCACTATTCGCAAGAAGGCGTGGATTTTGGTGGCGCGTTAGAGACGGCTGGCGGCATTGCCCGTGCGTTGCCTCAGTTGGCCGATGTGTTTTGGGTGGCTGCGGGCGATGTGTTTGCGCCAGACTTTGTGTTTGCGCCTGAGGCCTATGAGCGCTTCAAGACAAGCCCACAGCTTGCCCATATTTGGCTGGTGCCCAACCCCGAACACAACTTGGGCGGCGATTTTGGCCTTTCGGCCGATGGCTTGGCGTTGAATTTGTCCAAGTTGACGGCCCCCGCCAGAGACACAGAACAACCGCGCTACACCTTCAGCACAATTGCCCTTTACAAACGCGCCTTCTTTGAAGCCGCATGGTGCGACATTCCAGCGGGCAATCCCAACGGTGTGAAAGCCCCGCTAGCCGCCATGTTGCGCGCAGCGATGGACAATCATGCCGTGAGTGCGTCGCTCTACACAGGCGCGTGGACAGATGTGGGCACGCCCGAGCGTTTGGCACAACTCAATGCCGCCTGA